One window from the genome of Salvia splendens isolate huo1 chromosome 9, SspV2, whole genome shotgun sequence encodes:
- the LOC121748609 gene encoding snakin-2-like, which produces MAIPKFLVASIFLALLALHGVQALQSNQVTSKVAPEDAYSSKMDCKSACAERCKLSSRPNLCKRACGTCCARCNCVPPGTYGNYDACPCYASLTTHGNKRKCP; this is translated from the exons ATGGCAATTCCCAAATTTCTTGTAGCTTCAATCTTTCTTGCTCTTCTAGCACTCCATGGAGTCCAAGCACTCCAATCCAATCAAGTG ACTAGCAAGGTTGCACCAGAAGATGCATACTCCTCAAAAATGG ATTGTAAGAGTGCTTGTGCAGAGAGATGCAAGCTATCAAGCAGGCCAAATCTATGCAAGAGAGCATGTGGAACTTGCTGCGCCCGGTGCAACTGCGTGCCTCCAGGCACATACGGGAACTACGACGCCTGCCCCTGCTACGCTTCATTGACCACTCACGGCAACAAGCGCAAGTGCCCTTAA
- the LOC121748608 gene encoding ER lumen protein-retaining receptor erd-2.2-like yields the protein MRPPKRPIQSVTAWVRRQPPKVKAFLAVITGMAVLIILRAIVNDHDNLFVAAEAVHSVGISVLIYKLMKEKTCAGISLKSQELTAIFLAVRLYCSFVMEYDIHTVLDLATLATTLWVIYMIRFKLKSSYMEDKDNFLLYYVLAPCAVLALGIHPTTSHHLINRIFWAFCVYLEAVSVLPQLRVMQNTKIVEPFTAHYVFALGVARFLSCAHWVLQVFDSRGHLLVALGYGLWPSMVLISEIVQTFILADFCYYYIESVFGGQLVLRLPSGVV from the exons ATGAGGCCCCCGAAGAGGCCGATCCAGTCCGTAACGGCGTGGGTGCGGCGGCAGCCGCCGAAGGTGAAGGCGTTCCtcgctgtaatcaccggcatGGCAGTGCTCATTATCCTCCGCGCCATTGTGAACGATCACGACAACCTTTTTGTCGCGGCGGAAGCTGTGCACTCGGTTGGAATTTCCGTTCTTATTTATAAATTGATGAAGGAGAAGACTTGCGCTG GGATTTCACTCAAATCACAGGAGCTAACAGCAATCTTTTTGGCTGTTAGATTGTATTGCAGCTTTGTCATGGAATATGACATACATACTGTGCTCGACCTGGCTACACTGGCTACTACCTTGTGGGTTATTTATATGATCAGATTTAAATTGAagtcaagttatatggaagataaagACAATTTTTTGCTATACTATGTG CTGGCCCCTTGTGCTGTTTTAGCTTTAGGAATTCACCCAACTACATCACACCACCTCATTAACAGGATTTTCTGGGCCTTCTGTGTCTATCTGGAAGCTGTTTCCGTGTTACCACAGCTACGTGTCATGCAAAACACAAAG ATTGTTGAACCCTTTACTGCTCATTATGTTTTTGCATTGGGTGTTGCGAGGTTCTTGAGCTGTGCTCACTGGGTCCTTCAG GTTTTTGACAGTCGAGGTCATCTCCTCGTGGCACTGGGTTACGGCCTTTGGCCATCAATGGTTCTTATTTCTGAAATTGTTCAAACTTTCATTCTTGCTGACTTTTGCTATTACTATATTGAAAG TGTTTTTGGTGGTCAGCTCGTGTTGCGCCTTCCTTCTGGAGTGGTCTAA